A genome region from Defluviimonas aquaemixtae includes the following:
- a CDS encoding ABC transporter permease — protein sequence MRSVLPILTVLAAIVAVWYAGAVWLNSQWSYDQAARAGVEVTFGEVVSDTLKQDRPVLPAPHQVAEGLWTGVTGQKVTSKRSLVYHGWITFRATLLGFAIGTGLGILLAVGIVHDRAMDMSVMPWAIASQTVPILAIAPMVIVVLGGPPLNLPPLIAKAVIAAYLTFFPVVVGMVKGLRSPEGAQLDLLKTYSASRSQTFWKLRLPASMPYLFASLKVAVAAAVVGTIVAELPSGAVAGLGARLLQGSYYGQTVQIWAALFAAATLAAGLVVLIGLIERATLARMGMAR from the coding sequence GTGAGGTCGGTCCTGCCGATCCTGACCGTGCTCGCCGCGATCGTCGCCGTCTGGTATGCCGGCGCGGTCTGGCTCAACAGCCAGTGGAGCTACGACCAGGCGGCGCGGGCCGGGGTGGAGGTGACGTTCGGCGAGGTGGTCAGCGACACCTTGAAGCAGGACCGGCCCGTCCTGCCCGCGCCGCACCAGGTGGCCGAAGGGCTCTGGACGGGCGTGACCGGGCAGAAGGTGACCTCGAAACGGTCGCTCGTCTATCACGGCTGGATCACCTTCCGGGCGACGCTGCTCGGCTTCGCCATCGGGACCGGGCTCGGTATCCTGCTGGCGGTGGGGATCGTGCACGACCGGGCCATGGATATGTCGGTAATGCCCTGGGCAATCGCCTCGCAGACGGTGCCGATCCTCGCGATCGCGCCGATGGTCATCGTGGTTCTCGGCGGGCCGCCCTTGAATCTGCCGCCCTTGATCGCGAAGGCGGTGATAGCCGCCTATCTGACCTTTTTTCCGGTCGTCGTCGGGATGGTGAAGGGTCTGCGGAGCCCCGAGGGCGCGCAACTCGATCTTCTGAAGACCTACAGTGCGTCGCGGTCCCAGACCTTCTGGAAGCTGCGGCTGCCGGCCTCGATGCCCTATCTCTTCGCCTCGCTGAAAGTCGCGGTCGCGGCGGCGGTCGTGGGGACCATCGTGGCAGAGTTGCCTTCGGGCGCGGTCGCGGGGCTCGGCGCGCGGTTGCTGCAGGGCAGCTATTACGGCCAGACCGTGCAGATCTGGGCCGCGCTTTTCGCGGCCGCGACGCTGGCGGCGGGGCTCGTGGTGCTGATCGGACTGATCGAGCGGGCGACGCTCGCCCGGATGGGGATGGCGCGATGA
- a CDS encoding ABC transporter ATP-binding protein: MKDTNAIAAPVIEARGLGLTFETADGPVHALKDVTLTVEKGDFVSFIGPSGCGKTTFLRAIAALEHPTEGTLTVNGMDPDAARRARAYGYVFQAAGLYPWRTIAGNIKLPLEIMGFSRAEQEERARKVLSLVDLEGFGRKFPWQLSGGMQQRASIARALAFDADILLMDEPFGALDEIVRDRLNEELLKLWARTEKTIGFVTHSIPEAVYLSTRIVVMSPRPGRITDVIESTLPKERPLDIRDSAEFIAIAHRVREGLRSGHGDEV, from the coding sequence ATGAAAGATACCAATGCCATCGCGGCGCCGGTGATCGAGGCGAGGGGGCTCGGCCTGACCTTCGAGACGGCCGACGGCCCGGTCCATGCGCTGAAGGATGTGACGCTGACGGTCGAGAAGGGCGATTTCGTCTCGTTCATCGGGCCGTCGGGTTGTGGCAAGACGACCTTCCTGCGCGCCATCGCGGCGCTCGAGCATCCGACCGAGGGCACGCTGACCGTCAACGGAATGGACCCGGACGCGGCACGGCGGGCGCGAGCCTACGGCTACGTCTTTCAGGCGGCGGGGCTATATCCGTGGCGGACGATTGCCGGGAATATCAAGCTTCCGCTTGAAATCATGGGATTTTCCCGTGCCGAGCAGGAGGAGCGCGCCCGCAAGGTGCTATCGCTCGTGGACCTTGAAGGCTTCGGCCGGAAGTTCCCCTGGCAGCTTTCGGGCGGCATGCAGCAGCGCGCCTCGATCGCGCGGGCGTTGGCCTTCGACGCGGACATCCTTCTGATGGACGAGCCCTTCGGCGCACTCGACGAGATCGTGCGCGACCGGTTGAATGAGGAGCTTCTCAAGCTCTGGGCGCGGACCGAAAAGACCATCGGCTTCGTCACCCACTCGATCCCCGAGGCAGTCTATCTCTCGACCAGGATCGTCGTGATGTCGCCCCGTCCGGGGCGGATTACGGACGTGATCGAGAGCACGCTGCCGAAGGAAAGACCGCTCGATATCCGCGACTCGGCGGAGTTCATCGCGATCGCGCATCGTGTGCGCGAGGGGCTGAGGAGCGGGCATGGCGATGAGGTCTGA